The Amblyomma americanum isolate KBUSLIRL-KWMA chromosome 3, ASM5285725v1, whole genome shotgun sequence genome window below encodes:
- the kkv gene encoding hyaluronan synthase-like protein kkv translates to MKTGTKDGLLSDEDNSFDEDDETTPLNAAYSSRRNSQDNKGWDIFVVTPNSEEDETVNSKWVNITLKVIKVATYFITFCLVLSSAAISKGTLLFIVSHIAKRTVPVCRNGLAVERDKDHEATISDIEKIAWLWVLFFILIIPELFTLFRSSRICVFKSYRRPDKSTFFIVFLMETLHTVGLCMLVFVVLPDLDVVKGAMLTNCVCFVPGFFSMLSHYKGESKRFAKIVLDALSLMAQATGFVIWPWVVTGPRTWAVPIAVFLTSFRWWENYVDRRSPVRFVARLAEMKDDLRKSRYFTYIFVSSWKILVIICCMLGFMNLTLDNVLTIFRNFGAGFRTHKIDVVQIRRQTLGDLPDLPTASPLDDDVTIVASEWTPIFVAAIQVLSSLLCYVSAKFACKICIQGFSFAFPVSLTIPVSISLLIAACGMRTEDVCFFENYIPKYLFWRCPAGEFFQEFITTQHAWIWLAWLLSQTWIAVHIWMPKCERLATTEKLFVNPMYCGALIDQSLALNRRRDDEGEIKSDELALDQHDDNDISQYYETISIQTESSSNQNGRTASCAKTTDHIIRIYACATMWHETAEEMIQMLKSVIRMDEDQSARRNAQKYLRIVDPDYYEFEVHVFFDDAFELSDDNDEEMVVNRFVKQMVRVIDTAASNVHQCNIRLKPPKKLPTPYGGRLVWQMPGKNKLIAHLKDKGKIRHRKRWSQVMYMYYLLGHKLMELPIDVSRKAVMAENTFILALDGDINFRPHAVQLLVDLMKKNRGLGAACGRIHPVGTGPMVWYQKFEYAIGHWLQKATEHMIGCVLCSPGCFSLFRAKALMDDNVMRRYTTRSDEALHYVQYDQGEDRWLCTLLLQRGYRVEYSAASDAYTHCPEGFGEFYTQRRRWAPSTMANIMDLLGDYKRTVAINDNISFPYIVYQGMLMVGTILGPGTIFLMLVGAMVAAFKISNWISFSYNIVPILLFMFICFTTKNEIQIIVAQIMSASYALLMMAVLVGTAIQISEDGVGSPSAIFLISLSGSFFVAALMHPQEFMCIVPGLLYFLSVPSMYLLLILYSLINLNVVTWGTREVQTKKTKKEMEEERKLEEEMKKKKKKGGLLGLLDLGNKNSDESLFGLPGLFTCMICSNPNNREEKVHLARISDQLDNLSKKISSVERQLEIVHGVPPPRRKPAAHGRSSRQSDGGLSVLNEDAEEDGNEYGSDTCGSLSEQLEPRQERDDLINPYWIEDKELKRGEVEYLPGPEIQFWKDLIEKYLFPIDENKEEQARIAADLKELRNRVVFAFFMLNALFILIVFLLQLNKKQLHVNWPLGVKTNITFIPDTSQVVIEKEHLQLEPIGLIFVIFFAIIMVIQFTGMLFHRFETLSHILASIELSCCQQKVEDVSDDAFIDRNAIQIARQLQRLKGIDEDDDNSDEYLGPERLERRKTIQNLEKRRHQRARTGTLDVAFRKRFMSINAVDTEGTPVLSGLRRFSRNRDTLRALEVRRNTVLANHSKMQTLGAKNQYSAAAAAAAGSGGPPGARSRHRNNNVPADRVFAAANGEGYTNDAYETTTPDVDASAARQSLRLQVYNDRRSSVASFAEDSESGAAARKPRHSHM, encoded by the exons CCGGCGGAACAGCCAGGACAACAAAGGATGGGACATCTTCGTGGTGACCCCCAACTCCGAGGAGGACGAGACAGTCAACTCCAAATGGGTGAACATCACGCTCAAGGTGATCAAGGTGGCCACCTATTTCATCACCTTCTGCCTGGTGCTCTCCTCGGCGGCCATCTCCAAGGGCACCCTGCTCTTCATCGTCTCCCACATTGCCAAGAGGACCGTTCCCGTCTGCCGGAACGGACTCG CCGTTGAACGTGACAAGGACCATGAAGCAACCATATCGGACATTGAAAAGATTGCCTGGCTGTGGGTGTTATTTTTCATTCTCATCATCCCGGAGTTGTTCACACTTTTCCGAAGCAGCAGGATATGTGTCTTCAAGTCGTACAGGCGGCCAGACAAGAGCACGTTCTTCATC GTGTTTTTAATGGAGACGCTGCACACAGTCGGACTCTGCATGCTCGTCTTCGTGGTTCTTCCCGACCTGGACGTGGTCAAGGGCGCCATGCTCACCAACTGCGTCTGCTTCGTGCCGGGCTTCTTCAGCATGCTGTCGCACTACAAGGGCGAGAGCAAGCGCTTCGCCAAGATCGTGCTCGACGCGCTCAGCCTGATGGCTCAGGCAACCGGGTTCGTCATCTGGCCCTGGGTCGTCACCGGTCCGCGGACGTGGGCCGTGCCCATAGCCGTGTTCCTCACGTCTTTCCGCTGGTGGGAGAACTATGTGGACCGCCGCTCTCCCGTACGGTTCGTCGCCCGACTGGCCGAGATGAAGGACGACCTGCGCAAGAGCCGCTACTTCACCTACATCTTCGTCTCCAGTTGGAAGATCCTGGTCATCATCTGCTGCATGCTGGGCTTCATGAATCTGACGCTGGACAACGTCCTCACCATATTCCGCAACTTTGGCGCCGGATTCCGCACGCACAAGATAGACGTGGTGCAGATACGAAGACAAACACTGGGCGACCTGCCGGACCTGCCGACGGCGAGTCCCCTGGACGACGACGTGACCATAGTGGCCAGCGAGTGGACGCCCATCTTCGTCGCCGCCATCCAAGTCCTGTCCAGCCTGCTCTGCTACGTGTCGGCCAAGTTCGCCTGCAAGATCTGCATCCAGGGCTTCAGCTTCGCCTTCCCCGTGAGCCTCACCATCCCAGTGTCGATATCGCTGCTTATTGCGGCGTGCGGTATGAGGACAGAGGACGTGTGCTTCTTCGAGAACTACATTCCCAAGTACCTGTTCTGGAGGTGTCCCGCGGGAGAGTTCTTCCAGGAGTTCATCACCACTCAACACGCCTGGATATGGCTCGCCTGGCTGCTATCGCAGACCTGGATAGCGGTGCACATTTGGATGCCGAAGTGCGAGAGGCTGGCCACAACCGAGAA GCTCTTCGTGAACCCAATGTACTGTGGCGCCCTGATTGACCAGTCTCTAGCTTTGAACCGGAGGAGGGATGACGAAGGTGAAATCAAGAGTGAC GAGCTTGCCTTGGACCAGCATGACGACAACGACATCTCGCAGTACTACGAAACGATATCGATCCAGACCGAGTCCTCGAGCAACCAGAACGGCAGGACAGCATCGTGCGCCAAAACAACGGACCACATCATTCGGATCTACGCCTGTGCAACCATGTGGCACGAGACAGCCGAGGAGATGATTCAGATGTTGAAGTCTGTTATCAG GATGGACGAGGACCAAAGTGCCAGGAGAAATGCTCAAAAGTATCTGCGCATTGTCGACCCGGATTACTACGAGTTTGAAG TTCACGTCTTCTTCGACGATGCCTTTGAATTGAGCGATGACAACGATGAAGAGATGGTTGTAAATCGATTCGTCAAGCAGATGGTGCGAGTGATCGACACAGCTGCTAG CAACGTGCACCAGTGCAACATCCGGCTGAAGCCCCCCAAGAAGCTGCCAACGCCGTACGGGGGCCGCCTGGTGTGGCAGATGCCGGGAAAGAACAAGCTCATCGCGCACCTCAAGGACAAGGGCAAGATCAGGCACCGAAAGCGCTGGTCGCAGGTCATGTACATGTATTACCTGCTGGGCCACAAACTCATGGAGCTGCCCATCGATGTGAGCCGCAAGGCCGTCATGGCCGAGAACACCTTCATCCTGGCTCTGGACGGAGACATCAACTTCAGGCCGCACGCCGTGCAGCTGCTGGTCGACTTGATGAAGAAGAACCGCGGTCTGGGCGCTGCCTGCGGACGCATCCACCCGGTCGGAACAG GTCCCATGGTGTGGTACCAGAAGTTCGAGTACGCCATCGGTCACTGGCTGCAGAAAGCCACCGAGCACATGATCGGCTGCGTGCTGTGTAGCCCCGGATGCTTCTCCCTCTTCCGTGCCAAGGCCCTCATGGACGACAACGTGATGCGCCGCTACACCACCCGCTCGGACGAGGCGCTCCACTACGTGCAGTACGATCAAG GGGAAGATCGTTGGCTGTGCACACTGCTTCTGCAGCGAGGGTACCGAGTCGAGTACAGCGCCGCTTCCGACGCCTACACGCACTGCCCAGAAGGGTTCGGAGAGTTCTACACGCAGCGTCGTCGCTGGGCGCCCTCGACCATGGCCAACATCATGGACCTGCTGGGCGACTACAAGCGGACCGTGGCCATCAACGACAACATCTCGTTCCCTTACATCGTGTACCAGGGCATGCTCATGGTGGGCACCATCCTGGGCCCCGGAACTATCTTCCTCATGTTGGTCGGTGCCATGGTGGCCGCCTTCAAGATCTCCAACTGGATCTCGTTCTCGTACAACATCGTGCCCATCCTGCTCTTCATGTTTATTTGCTTCACCACCAAGAACGAAATACAG ATCATAGTGGCACAAATAATGAGCGCCTCCTACGCACTGCTCATGATGGCCGTGCTCGTGGGTACAGCCATTCAGATATCCGAGGACGGTGTCGGCTCCCCCTCTGCCATCTTCCTGATATCTTTATCGGGCAGCTTCTTCGTAGCAGCACTAATGCATCCGCAGGAGTTCATGTGTATCGTGCCGGGCCTGCTATACTTCCTCAGCGTCCCCTCCATGTACCTCCTCCTGATCCTCTACTCACTGATCAACCTGAACGTCGTCACCTGGGGCACACGCGAGGTCCAGACCAAGAAGACCAAGAAGGAGATGGAGGAAGAGCGCAAGCTCGAGGAAGagatgaagaagaaaaagaaaaagggcgGCCTCCTGGGGCTCCTGGACCTCGGAAACAAGAACAGCGACGAGAGCCTGTTCGGGCTTCCGGGACTGTTCACGTGCATGATATGCTCGAATCCCAACAACCGTGAGGAGAAAGTGCATCTGGCCAGAATCAGCGACCAACTCGACAACCTCAGCAAGAAGATCAGCAGTGTGGAGAGGCAGCTGGAGATTGTGCACGGTGTGCCGCCTCCGAGACGCAAGCCTGCGGCTCACGGGCGCAGCTCGAGACAGTCGGACGGTGGCCTATCGGTGCTCAACGAGGACGCGGAAGAGGACGGCAACGAGTACGGCAGCGACACGTGCGGGTCGCTCAGCGAACAGCTCG AACCACGCCAGGAGAGAGACGACCTGATAAACCCGTACTGGATCGAAGACAAAGAGCTCAAAAGGGGTGAGGTTGAATACTTGCCAGGGCCCGAGATCCAGTTCTGGAAGGACCTCATAGAGAAGTACTTGTTCCCCATCGATGAGAACAAAGAGGAGCAAGCCCGGATTGCGGCCGACCTCAAGGAACTGCGCAACCGAGTGGTCTTTGCCTTCTTCATGCTCAACGCCCTGTTCATCCTCATCGTGTTCCTGCTGCAGCTCAACAAGAAACAACTCCACGTCAACTGGCCTCTGGGAGTCAAGACAAACATCACCTTCATACCGGACACGTCCCAAGTGGTGATCGAGAAGGAGCACCTGCAGCTAGAGCCAATAGGTCTCATCTTCGTGATCTTCTTCGCCATCATTATGGTGATACAGTTCACAGGAATGCTGTTCCATCGTTTCGAGACCCTGTCGCACATCTTGGCGTCCATCGAGCTGTCCTGCTGCCAGCAGAAGGTGGAGGACGTCAGTGACGACGCGTTCATTGACCGAAACGCCATACAGATCGCCAGGCAGCTGCAGAGGCTCAAGGGCatagatgaagacgacgacaacaGCGACGAGTACTTGGGTCCCGAGCGACTCGAGCGCCGCAAGACAATCCAGAACCTTGAGAAGCGCCGGCATCAAAGAGCACGGACGGGGACCCTGGATGTGGCCTTCCGAAAGAGGTTCATGAGCATCAACGCTGTCGATACAGAAG GAACACCAGTGCTGAGTGGCCTGCGGCGCTTCAGCCGCAACCGGGACACGCTGCGCGCGCTCGAGGTGCGGCGAAACACGGTGCTCGCCAACCACAGCAAGATGCAGACGCTGGGAGCCAAGAACCAATactcggccgccgccgccgcggccgcgggCAGCGGTGGCCCCCCTGGCGCGCGCTCGCGCCACCGCAACAACAACGTGCCCGCCGACCGCGTGTTTGCCGCCGCCAACGGCGAGGGCTACACCAACGACGCGTACGAGACGACCACGCCCGACGTGGACGCGTCGGCCGCGCGCCAGAGCCTGCGGCTGCAGGTCTACAACGACCGCCGGAGCAGCGTGGCGAGCTTCGCCGAGGACTCGGAGAGCGGCGCGGCGGCGCGCAAGCCGCGCCACAGCCACATGTGA